In Streptomyces sp. NBC_00448, the following are encoded in one genomic region:
- a CDS encoding ATP-binding cassette domain-containing protein: MDQAAISVSGLSKQFGSVQALDSVDFDVEPGTVFGLLGPNGAGKSTAIRILTTIVRPSSGRAEVLGHDVVSEAVTVRNLIGLAGQYAAVDKNLTGRENLRLIGRLTHVRRSRIKRRAGELLERFDLTAAGDRPARTYSGGMRRRLDVAAALVPDPPVLFLDEPTTGLDPQSRIALWEMIRQLVADGTTVLLTTQYLEEADQLAERVVVIDHGRAIADGTPALLKADLGNTVIELDMGEPGRAVRAAEALRDRVPEPPDIDGVRLRLVSREGSRPLLGVLRTLDERDLVPAAVAVREPSLDDVFLQLTGHLSGPASPSEGADPPVDGDPSSDGGGSRGDDPPRGDEPRGGPPPGGGASSAGAAS; encoded by the coding sequence GTGGACCAGGCAGCCATCAGCGTCTCCGGCCTCAGCAAGCAGTTCGGTTCCGTCCAGGCACTGGACTCCGTGGACTTCGACGTCGAGCCCGGCACCGTTTTCGGCCTGCTGGGCCCCAACGGAGCGGGCAAGAGCACCGCGATCCGCATCCTGACCACGATCGTGCGCCCCAGCAGCGGGCGCGCCGAGGTGCTGGGGCACGATGTCGTCAGCGAAGCCGTCACCGTCCGGAACCTGATCGGGCTGGCCGGGCAGTACGCGGCGGTGGACAAGAACCTCACCGGCCGGGAGAACCTGCGGCTGATCGGCCGCCTCACCCACGTCCGCCGCTCCCGGATCAAGCGGCGCGCGGGCGAACTGCTGGAGCGCTTCGACCTGACCGCGGCCGGCGACCGCCCCGCGCGCACCTACTCCGGCGGTATGCGCCGGCGGCTGGACGTCGCCGCCGCGCTCGTCCCCGACCCGCCGGTGCTCTTCCTCGACGAGCCGACCACCGGCCTCGACCCGCAGAGCCGTATCGCGCTGTGGGAGATGATCCGCCAGCTGGTGGCCGACGGGACGACCGTGCTGCTGACCACCCAGTACCTGGAGGAGGCGGACCAACTCGCCGAACGTGTCGTCGTCATCGACCACGGCCGGGCCATCGCCGACGGCACCCCCGCGCTGCTCAAGGCCGACCTGGGCAACACGGTCATCGAGCTCGACATGGGCGAGCCCGGCCGGGCCGTTCGGGCCGCGGAGGCGCTGCGCGACCGGGTGCCCGAGCCGCCCGACATCGACGGCGTACGGCTCCGGCTGGTCTCGCGGGAAGGGTCCCGGCCGCTGCTCGGGGTGCTGCGCACGCTGGACGAGCGCGACCTGGTGCCCGCCGCCGTCGCGGTCAGGGAACCCAGCCTCGACGATGTCTTCCTGCAGTTGACCGGGCACCTCAGCGGTCCCGCGTCGCCCTCGGAAGGCGCGGACCCGCCCGTCGACGGTGATCCGTCGTCCGACGGCGGTGGGTCTCGCGGCGACGATCCTCCCCGCGGCGACGAGCCTCGCGGGGGTCCGCCTCCCGGCGGCGGCGCCTCCTCCGCGGGCGCGGCGTCGTGA
- a CDS encoding ABC transporter permease, translated as MTGAAALRRYAGRGEADTGGALSPGPPSRPLSRLTRTAQDGLAVAWRNLIGLRRVPRLLVFSTIQPLVFVLMFRYVFGGVVSPALHGVSYVDFLIPGIFVQTAVFGAMNTAIGLATDMQTGLMERFRSLPMARSAVLVGRTLADLVRNVFVVALMTAVGFAIGFRIHAGVPAFLCGILLVLAFGFAMSWIFAVVGMAVGDPETAQAAAFPVLAPLVFASAAFIPVNTMPGWLQAFAQHQPVSRTAEAVRALVLGGPTVNDVWQALAWDAGIVAVFAPLGVWLYRRAV; from the coding sequence GTGACCGGGGCCGCCGCCTTGCGCCGCTACGCCGGCCGCGGAGAGGCGGACACCGGCGGCGCCCTGTCGCCCGGCCCGCCCAGCCGGCCGCTGTCGCGCCTGACCCGCACCGCCCAGGACGGCCTGGCGGTCGCCTGGCGGAACCTGATCGGGCTGCGCCGGGTGCCCCGGCTGCTGGTGTTCTCCACCATCCAGCCGCTGGTCTTCGTGCTGATGTTCCGCTACGTCTTCGGCGGGGTCGTCTCCCCCGCGCTGCACGGGGTCAGCTACGTCGACTTCCTGATCCCGGGCATCTTCGTGCAGACCGCCGTCTTCGGCGCCATGAACACCGCGATCGGCCTGGCCACGGACATGCAGACCGGGCTGATGGAGCGGTTCCGGTCGCTGCCGATGGCCAGATCGGCGGTGCTGGTCGGCCGGACCCTGGCGGACCTGGTGCGGAACGTCTTCGTCGTGGCGCTGATGACGGCGGTGGGCTTCGCCATCGGCTTCCGCATCCACGCCGGGGTGCCGGCCTTCCTCTGCGGAATCCTGCTGGTGCTGGCCTTCGGGTTCGCGATGTCCTGGATCTTCGCGGTGGTCGGCATGGCGGTCGGCGACCCGGAGACCGCACAGGCCGCGGCCTTTCCCGTCCTCGCCCCGCTGGTCTTCGCCTCCGCGGCCTTCATCCCGGTCAACACCATGCCCGGCTGGCTCCAGGCGTTCGCCCAGCACCAGCCGGTGTCCCGTACCGCCGAGGCGGTCCGCGCCCTGGTGCTCGGCGGGCCGACCGTCAACGACGTCTGGCAGGCGCTCGCCTGGGACGCGGGCATCGTCGCGGTCTTCGCGCCGCTCGGCGTGTGGCTCTACCGCAGGGCGGTATGA
- a CDS encoding alpha/beta fold hydrolase gives MTERGEERLVIRRLPPAAVGAALLLHGGYERDTRAPSRLNVPALRMRPFATAVARAAGGRGVAVAEVRYRYRGWNGGRADAARDAAEAVERLAALTGGAPTVLIGHSMGGRAALRAAGAADVAGVVALAPWCPPGEPVAQLAHRRLVFAHATADRVTSPAESLRMAADARAAGAQVARYELPGGDHAMLRRMRAWHRFAALGAAALLGLAPVPAEMAAAFARHPGDPDGLALPLPRAASPRSLR, from the coding sequence GTGACGGAGCGGGGCGAAGAGCGGCTCGTGATACGGCGGTTGCCTCCGGCGGCCGTCGGGGCGGCCCTGCTGCTGCACGGCGGCTACGAGCGGGACACCCGCGCGCCGTCCCGGCTGAACGTCCCCGCCCTGCGGATGCGGCCGTTCGCCACCGCCGTGGCCCGGGCCGCCGGGGGCCGGGGCGTGGCCGTCGCCGAGGTCCGCTACCGGTACCGGGGTTGGAACGGCGGGCGGGCCGACGCCGCGCGGGACGCCGCCGAGGCGGTCGAGCGGCTGGCGGCGCTGACCGGCGGAGCGCCGACCGTGCTGATCGGCCACTCCATGGGCGGGCGGGCCGCGCTGCGTGCGGCCGGCGCCGCGGACGTGGCCGGCGTGGTCGCCCTCGCGCCCTGGTGCCCGCCGGGCGAACCCGTCGCCCAACTCGCCCACCGTCGCCTGGTCTTCGCGCACGCCACCGCCGACCGCGTCACCTCGCCCGCCGAGTCGCTGCGCATGGCGGCCGATGCCCGCGCGGCCGGCGCCCAGGTGGCCCGGTACGAACTGCCCGGCGGCGACCACGCGATGCTCCGCCGGATGCGGGCGTGGCACCGCTTCGCGGCCCTCGGTGCCGCCGCCCTGCTCGGCCTCGCACCCGTGCCGGCCGAGATGGCCGCTGCCTTCGCTCGCCACCCCGGCGACCCGGACGGCCTCGCCCTCCCGCTGCCCCGGGCCGCGTCGCCGCGCTCGTTGCGGTGA